A portion of the Acidisoma sp. PAMC 29798 genome contains these proteins:
- a CDS encoding paraquat-inducible protein A, with translation MAGSVSLSSWTSGAHAAVRVSDHGASPRLCDDCGLLQSLPARMADVDYRCPRCDALLRRDWQSTMAVPMALALTSLVFGGVTLSMPFLTIQVLDQAQGFTVRSGASAFLSGGWWLLSFLMIAAVVFVPLLRLMCLLVVLGGLAMRRPPAWLYRLLCWCDRLKTWSMLEIIVFGALIAYTHLTSLADVQLGPEIFGLGALVVTMIATDVSFEPQTAWDAIEAHGVTAAPISAAPASILGAHLSCPVAAADVLSPPGQASTARAAARSFDAANLAAGTGPRS, from the coding sequence GTGGCAGGGTCGGTCTCACTATCAAGCTGGACAAGCGGCGCGCATGCGGCGGTGCGGGTTTCGGACCATGGCGCCAGCCCGCGCCTCTGTGACGACTGCGGCCTGTTGCAGAGCCTGCCAGCACGGATGGCGGACGTAGATTACCGCTGCCCGCGTTGCGATGCCCTGCTCCGCCGCGATTGGCAGAGCACGATGGCCGTGCCGATGGCGCTTGCTCTCACCAGTTTAGTGTTCGGTGGCGTCACCTTGAGCATGCCCTTCCTGACAATCCAGGTTCTGGACCAGGCGCAGGGTTTTACGGTCAGATCGGGCGCTTCGGCCTTCCTGAGCGGGGGCTGGTGGCTGCTCTCGTTTCTCATGATAGCGGCGGTCGTTTTTGTGCCGCTGCTGCGTCTCATGTGTCTTCTTGTCGTCCTGGGTGGTTTGGCCATGAGGCGGCCGCCAGCTTGGCTCTACAGGCTGTTATGCTGGTGCGACCGTCTGAAGACCTGGAGCATGCTGGAGATTATCGTCTTCGGCGCCCTCATCGCTTACACGCACCTCACATCGCTCGCAGATGTCCAACTGGGGCCTGAAATCTTCGGTCTTGGCGCCCTCGTGGTGACGATGATTGCGACCGACGTTTCGTTTGAGCCGCAGACGGCATGGGATGCGATAGAGGCTCATGGTGTGACCGCCGCACCAATTTCGGCGGCACCCGCATCGATCTTGGGGGCCCACCTGTCGTGTCCTGTCGCTGCTGCGGACGTGTTGTCGCCGCCAGGCCAGGCCAGTACTGCGCGCGCTGCGGCACGATCTTTCGACGCGGCAAATCTGGCAGCGGGTACCGGACCTCGGTCCTGA
- a CDS encoding DNA recombination protein RmuC, producing the protein MTLSLLLTLVLGLIAVALGIIAVLTARSGVAGREAAGERLRIQGEQILAGLRSEAETTRAHMAASERGLTGAIQTGTTGALSKAFEQITNATTTVATAIDAMRLASAEEQRRISTTLETQLTVLRESNEKRLGEIQKTVNEQLHAAVEKQMEQSFARVIDQFAAVQKALGDVQAVTAQIGDIKRLFTNVKTRGGWGEAQLRAMLEDVLPMGSFEANRKLRDDTDDMVDFAVAMPMRGGPRVWLPVDAKFPVEDYERLIAAAEAGDAEGEKQARRGLERRLRDESRKIHEKYINPPVTVEFGVLYLATDGLYAEVARVPGLLEEMSREYRVMILGPSLFPALLRTVQLGHVTLALEEKADQIRALLGATKTEMMKMDVVLGKLAKNASAMTNTIETARTRARAVGRKLRTLEAVEGARADELLEIEAEIAEALEPDEV; encoded by the coding sequence TTGACCCTGTCGCTTCTGCTCACCCTCGTCCTCGGCCTGATTGCCGTGGCGCTGGGGATTATCGCGGTGCTGACCGCCCGCAGTGGCGTGGCAGGCCGAGAGGCTGCGGGCGAACGGCTGCGCATCCAGGGTGAGCAGATCCTCGCCGGCCTGCGTTCGGAGGCGGAGACGACGCGCGCGCATATGGCGGCGAGCGAGCGCGGCCTGACCGGCGCCATCCAGACCGGCACCACGGGCGCCCTGTCCAAAGCCTTCGAGCAGATCACCAACGCCACCACCACGGTCGCGACGGCGATTGACGCCATGCGTCTGGCCTCGGCCGAGGAGCAGCGCCGCATCAGCACGACTTTGGAGACGCAACTCACCGTGCTGCGTGAAAGCAATGAGAAGCGGCTGGGGGAGATTCAGAAGACCGTCAATGAACAGCTTCATGCGGCGGTCGAGAAGCAGATGGAGCAGAGCTTCGCCCGGGTGATCGATCAATTCGCGGCGGTGCAGAAGGCGTTGGGCGATGTTCAGGCGGTGACGGCACAGATTGGCGACATCAAGCGCCTGTTCACCAATGTGAAGACGCGCGGCGGCTGGGGTGAGGCGCAATTGCGCGCCATGCTGGAAGACGTTTTGCCGATGGGCAGTTTCGAGGCCAATCGCAAGCTGCGAGACGATACCGACGACATGGTGGATTTCGCGGTCGCCATGCCGATGCGCGGCGGCCCGCGTGTCTGGCTGCCGGTGGATGCGAAATTCCCTGTGGAGGACTATGAGCGTTTGATCGCGGCGGCCGAAGCGGGCGATGCCGAGGGCGAGAAGCAGGCGCGTCGTGGTTTGGAACGGCGTCTGCGGGACGAGAGCCGCAAGATCCACGAAAAATACATCAACCCACCCGTGACGGTGGAATTCGGTGTGCTCTATCTCGCGACCGATGGCTTGTATGCCGAGGTCGCGCGGGTGCCGGGATTGCTGGAGGAAATGAGCCGCGAATACCGCGTCATGATCCTCGGGCCGAGCCTGTTTCCGGCGTTATTGCGCACGGTGCAGCTCGGCCACGTCACGCTGGCGCTGGAGGAGAAGGCGGACCAGATTCGCGCGCTGCTGGGCGCCACGAAGACTGAGATGATGAAGATGGACGTGGTGCTGGGCAAACTCGCCAAGAACGCTTCGGCGATGACGAATACGATCGAAACCGCACGCACACGGGCCCGGGCGGTGGGGCGCAAGCTGCGGACGCTGGAAGCGGTCGAGGGCGCGCGGGCGGACGAGTTGCTGGAGATCGAAGCCGAGATCGCGGAAGCGTTGGAACCCGACGAGGTGTAG
- a CDS encoding TetR/AcrR family transcriptional regulator, which translates to MDNPTRSLRSRNAVLEAALAIIARDGPARLTLDAIAREAGISKGGLMHQFATKEAVLKALLQRQTEYFEDFSRNYLAASGVQQSQPVLEAQIATIREAMSTPSSIVFAILGAAAHDPALHTGTREADVEKIKAIRAEASDPDLALLRWVAAWGLTLTSMLGLSALSEEDRQRLFDRLLDEAQWSAASKAKPRDDPSPPKRAPRKTAKSA; encoded by the coding sequence ATGGACAACCCCACCCGTTCGCTACGATCGAGAAACGCGGTCCTTGAGGCCGCGCTTGCCATCATTGCGCGGGACGGGCCCGCACGGCTGACGCTGGACGCCATCGCCCGCGAGGCAGGCATCAGCAAGGGCGGCCTGATGCATCAGTTCGCCACGAAGGAAGCGGTGCTCAAGGCTTTGCTCCAACGCCAGACGGAGTATTTTGAAGACTTCTCCCGCAACTATCTGGCCGCGTCCGGCGTGCAGCAGTCGCAGCCAGTCCTCGAGGCACAGATCGCCACGATCCGGGAGGCGATGTCGACTCCAAGCTCAATCGTCTTTGCCATTCTGGGCGCCGCCGCGCATGACCCCGCTCTGCACACGGGGACGCGAGAGGCCGATGTCGAAAAGATCAAAGCGATCAGGGCCGAAGCCTCCGACCCCGACTTGGCGCTCCTGCGCTGGGTCGCCGCCTGGGGACTGACCCTGACCTCGATGCTGGGGCTATCGGCGCTTTCCGAGGAAGACCGGCAACGGCTTTTCGATCGCCTTCTTGACGAGGCGCAATGGTCGGCAGCGTCCAAGGCCAAACCGCGGGACGACCCGAGCCCGCCAAAGCGGGCACCCAGGAAGACGGCCAAAAGCGCTTAG
- a CDS encoding paraquat-inducible protein A, with translation MFPIMTIHTHGGDVSLTIPGCVMAFASSGLWPLAAIIFLTAVVVPLLKMAALAQMVRTHGGSARVLRRLTKFYRLIEMSGRWSVVNILTVASIAGLIKFGLLSPVTAEAGAAFFGAVVVLITLAVLSFDPRSMWDADNFGDDVSTTQSYRK, from the coding sequence ATGTTTCCGATCATGACGATCCACACTCATGGCGGGGATGTTTCCCTCACCATCCCAGGCTGCGTCATGGCCTTCGCCAGCAGCGGGCTCTGGCCCCTTGCAGCGATCATATTTCTGACCGCCGTCGTCGTGCCGCTACTGAAAATGGCGGCTCTTGCCCAGATGGTGAGAACGCACGGCGGTTCCGCGCGTGTATTGCGACGACTCACCAAGTTCTACCGCCTGATCGAGATGTCCGGGCGATGGTCTGTCGTCAACATCTTAACCGTCGCATCAATCGCTGGCCTCATCAAGTTCGGCCTCCTATCGCCGGTCACCGCTGAGGCAGGCGCGGCATTCTTTGGTGCCGTCGTGGTTCTGATCACGCTGGCCGTGCTGAGCTTCGATCCACGCAGCATGTGGGACGCGGACAACTTTGGCGACGATGTCTCAACAACCCAATCCTACAGGAAATGA
- a CDS encoding DUF3313 domain-containing protein translates to MQFPMKTNALIALALCVAVAGCGTAKPVDYTGLASSAQLAPNTQDDAGRVPYRFSTPVDWRHYDSVVIDPVVIYRGSESQFGTMSDASKTELANYLQAKFEKALTKRFTLINGPAPNALRVRLTLTGAAASTPVLSTLTRFDISGGLYNGVQTVAGGEGMFTGSVIFVTEIFDSETNRLLRADITKQYPSPMNIMATMGSLAAAKTGIDKGADAMVASLK, encoded by the coding sequence ATGCAATTCCCCATGAAGACAAACGCACTGATCGCGCTCGCGCTTTGCGTGGCGGTGGCAGGATGTGGAACAGCGAAGCCCGTTGACTACACTGGCCTCGCGTCCTCGGCCCAACTTGCCCCTAACACCCAGGACGATGCCGGGCGAGTGCCGTATCGTTTCTCCACTCCGGTCGACTGGCGACATTACGACAGTGTCGTCATCGACCCGGTTGTGATTTACCGTGGGTCGGAGAGTCAGTTCGGTACCATGTCGGATGCGAGCAAGACCGAGCTGGCGAATTACTTGCAGGCCAAGTTCGAGAAAGCGCTGACGAAGCGCTTCACGCTTATCAATGGGCCTGCGCCGAACGCACTCCGTGTGAGGTTGACCCTGACGGGTGCGGCGGCCAGCACACCCGTGCTGTCGACTTTGACGCGCTTCGACATCTCCGGCGGGCTTTACAACGGCGTTCAAACCGTGGCCGGCGGCGAAGGTATGTTCACGGGCTCCGTCATCTTCGTGACTGAAATCTTTGACTCTGAGACGAACCGGCTGTTGAGGGCCGATATCACGAAGCAATACCCGAGCCCGATGAACATCATGGCCACAATGGGTTCTTTGGCTGCGGCGAAAACGGGCATCGACAAGGGGGCAGATGCGATGGTCGCCAGCCTGAAGTAG
- a CDS encoding OmpA family protein: MLLADSEGKARKARVQPVPKAGWGSKSMALAGLCFTLSVSACSDVPNSVNPVSWWHSMEGGAIAQDRPPPPKDTDPYPNLADAPQKPAGIPDWEWQAMSTTLAQQRAQAKGYAAANPIPTLPKAPPVAAAPPAPVAPAVPATTAAAATTTDSDDAGSAMTFDGPTATPKTAGPKIVAIPGATTGADTTTKFFAPNNQLTVPGALVPPPALPEEAALPPVPATMPLPPSVPGFDVPQIPTPYVQPVPLPQPVAYVAPAPLPNIPPLLIAFAPGSAILTARMQVRLKTFADARQTARIAVTGFGDAGGTALDAQAAVMPLALERARAITVQLLADGVAPKQVATDARALGSGGLARLID; this comes from the coding sequence ATGTTGCTAGCCGATTCAGAGGGTAAGGCCCGGAAGGCGCGGGTTCAACCCGTGCCGAAAGCCGGATGGGGTTCGAAAAGCATGGCCCTGGCCGGGCTTTGCTTCACGCTGAGCGTGTCGGCCTGTTCGGATGTGCCGAACAGTGTCAACCCGGTGTCGTGGTGGCATAGCATGGAGGGTGGTGCCATCGCGCAGGACCGCCCGCCACCGCCCAAGGACACCGACCCCTATCCGAATTTGGCGGATGCGCCTCAGAAGCCCGCCGGCATACCGGATTGGGAATGGCAGGCGATGAGCACGACGCTGGCGCAGCAGCGCGCGCAGGCGAAGGGCTATGCCGCCGCGAACCCGATCCCGACGCTGCCCAAGGCGCCGCCGGTCGCGGCCGCGCCGCCTGCCCCAGTCGCGCCTGCCGTCCCTGCGACCACGGCCGCCGCCGCGACCACGACGGATAGCGACGATGCCGGCTCCGCCATGACCTTCGACGGGCCGACCGCGACGCCCAAGACCGCCGGCCCGAAGATTGTCGCCATTCCCGGCGCCACCACGGGCGCCGACACGACAACGAAATTCTTCGCGCCGAACAACCAGCTCACCGTTCCCGGCGCCCTGGTGCCGCCGCCGGCCTTGCCGGAGGAGGCGGCACTGCCGCCGGTGCCCGCCACCATGCCCTTGCCGCCCAGCGTGCCGGGCTTCGATGTGCCGCAGATACCCACGCCCTATGTGCAGCCGGTCCCCCTGCCCCAGCCGGTGGCCTATGTGGCGCCGGCGCCCCTGCCGAACATCCCGCCCTTGCTGATCGCCTTCGCGCCCGGTTCAGCCATCCTCACGGCGCGGATGCAAGTTCGTCTGAAGACCTTCGCGGATGCCCGCCAGACGGCACGCATCGCCGTCACCGGCTTCGGCGATGCCGGCGGCACGGCGCTCGACGCGCAGGCGGCGGTGATGCCGCTGGCGCTGGAGCGTGCACGCGCCATCACCGTGCAATTGCTGGCCGATGGTGTGGCCCCCAAGCAGGTCGCCACGGATGCGCGCGCTTTGGGCAGCGGCGGGCTGGCCCGGCTGATCGATTGA
- a CDS encoding PHA/PHB synthase family protein — protein MADQEKPEVPDIRLPDPELVRRTMTDIAERSQRILLGWLKRQGQSKTEAGLPSASAADPLNIGGAFLEMTTKLMSNPARLMQAQLGLWQDYMTLWQNTTRRMMGIDSEPVIEVDPKDRRFKDGAWRDNEIFDFIKQSYLLSARFVQEVVRDVDGLDPKVAQKVDFYSRQFVDALSPSNFVLTNPEVLRRTVETGGENLLKGLTNLLTDLERGRGNLRIRMSDAEAFRMGETIATTPGQVVWQTPLMQLIQYDPSTPQVLKRPLLIIPPWINKYYILDLRAKNSFVRWAVAQGHTVFMVSWVNPDEDLATKDFEDYMSEGILPALDAIEKATGEKAINAIGYCLGGTLLTATLAWMAVKKDKRIKSATFLVTLIDFSEAGELGVFIDEQQIQALEEKMSKRGYLEGSEMAQTFNMLRANDLIWSFVVNNYLLGNEAFPFDLLYWNSDSTRMPAAMHSFYLRNMYQQNRLVEPGGVTLKGVPIDISLVNLPIYMLAAREDHITPWKSTYRGLKSLKGSKRFVLAASGHIAGVVNSPESGKYSHWVASSTPEEADDWEAGATEMAGSWWPDWQRWVSRLAPETVPGRTPGSDAAPVIEAAPGSYVKVCA, from the coding sequence ATGGCCGACCAAGAAAAACCGGAGGTACCGGACATCCGGCTACCCGATCCGGAGCTTGTCCGACGGACCATGACGGACATCGCCGAGCGGTCCCAGCGCATCCTGCTCGGCTGGCTGAAGCGCCAGGGTCAGTCCAAGACCGAGGCCGGTCTGCCTTCCGCCTCCGCCGCCGACCCGCTCAATATCGGGGGCGCCTTCCTGGAAATGACCACCAAGCTGATGTCCAACCCGGCGCGGCTGATGCAGGCGCAGCTCGGCCTGTGGCAGGATTACATGACGCTGTGGCAGAACACGACGCGGCGCATGATGGGCATCGACTCCGAACCGGTGATCGAGGTCGATCCGAAGGACCGCCGCTTCAAGGACGGCGCCTGGCGCGACAATGAAATCTTCGATTTCATCAAGCAGAGCTATCTGCTGTCCGCCCGTTTCGTGCAGGAAGTGGTGCGTGACGTCGATGGGCTCGACCCCAAGGTCGCCCAGAAGGTGGATTTCTATTCCCGCCAATTCGTCGATGCGCTGAGCCCGAGCAACTTCGTTCTGACCAACCCCGAAGTGCTGCGCCGCACGGTGGAGACGGGCGGCGAGAACCTGCTCAAGGGCCTGACCAATCTGCTGACGGATCTGGAACGCGGGCGCGGCAATCTGCGCATTCGCATGAGCGATGCCGAGGCCTTCCGCATGGGGGAGACCATCGCCACCACGCCCGGCCAGGTGGTGTGGCAAACGCCGCTGATGCAGCTCATTCAATATGACCCCTCAACACCCCAGGTGCTGAAGCGGCCGCTGCTGATCATTCCGCCCTGGATCAACAAATATTACATCCTCGATCTGCGGGCGAAGAACAGTTTCGTGCGCTGGGCGGTGGCCCAGGGCCACACCGTGTTCATGGTCAGCTGGGTCAATCCGGACGAGGATCTCGCGACCAAGGATTTCGAGGACTACATGAGCGAAGGCATTTTGCCGGCGCTCGATGCCATCGAAAAGGCGACCGGCGAAAAAGCCATCAATGCCATCGGCTATTGCCTCGGCGGCACGCTGCTGACTGCGACGCTCGCCTGGATGGCCGTGAAGAAGGACAAGCGCATCAAATCCGCCACCTTCCTGGTGACGCTGATCGATTTCTCGGAAGCGGGTGAACTCGGCGTCTTCATTGATGAGCAGCAGATCCAGGCGCTGGAAGAGAAGATGAGCAAGCGCGGCTATCTCGAAGGGTCGGAGATGGCGCAGACTTTCAATATGCTGCGGGCGAACGACCTCATCTGGTCCTTCGTGGTCAATAACTACTTGCTCGGCAACGAGGCCTTTCCCTTCGATCTGCTCTATTGGAACAGTGACAGCACGCGCATGCCGGCGGCGATGCATAGTTTCTATCTGCGTAATATGTATCAGCAGAACCGCCTAGTGGAACCTGGCGGCGTGACGCTGAAGGGCGTGCCGATCGACATTTCGCTCGTCAATCTGCCGATCTATATGCTGGCGGCGCGGGAAGACCATATCACGCCCTGGAAATCGACCTATCGCGGCTTGAAGAGCCTCAAGGGCAGCAAGCGTTTCGTGCTCGCGGCTTCGGGCCATATCGCGGGCGTGGTGAATTCCCCCGAGTCCGGCAAATACAGCCACTGGGTGGCCTCCTCAACGCCGGAGGAGGCCGATGACTGGGAAGCGGGTGCCACGGAAATGGCGGGGTCTTGGTGGCCGGATTGGCAGCGCTGGGTGTCCCGCCTCGCGCCTGAAACGGTGCCCGGCCGCACACCTGGGTCTGACGCCGCACCGGTGATCGAAGCGGCACCGGGTTCCTATGTGAAGGTTTGCGCTTGA
- a CDS encoding glycosyltransferase produces the protein MDALPLTDVEALLFDPVFYRFTYPDVRESGVDPLDHFTRWGRFEGRNPNPFFDALWYLTQHPDVQEAGINPLRHYVQFGARELRNPNPRFDAAFYVNQSPEALGNPLLYHVTIGRGLGLPTERLFRMADCLPSGRVSPAPPQGLAVDVVVPVYRGLAENMRCLRSLLRDAAPGMGLLHRIIVIDDASPDPRLSRYLDRLAVRRMIHLLRNPSNLGFVASANRGIAEAGTRDVVLLNSDTEVPTGWLGRLAGHAYSNPRVASVSPFSNNATICSYPAIEGGPLPFGESLARIDAACQTANAGRAVTVPTTVGFCMYLRRAALDAVGAFDEARFGRGYGEENDFCMRAAMAGWRHLLACDVFVFHQGSVSFGAAAPEFSAGFLALTDRWPDYERRVDVHVRLNEAAPFRMAATLQLFATNGLPTILAVRNAHDGGIGQHVRMLAEQCLGTANLLVLRATMSGGGITLGAPGAYKHPELLIPDIQGRDLFADVLAILRGVRVTRVHIHHWVGLAIDPRALIRALDVPFDITIHDWFPICPRINLLPVADGPYCGEPGPEICDRCIHAREDTDANDITGWRAENAWLLRLADRVFCATQDTIRRLERYGLAARAVLAPLEAVPAGLSRRTKPRTPLRIAMLGVLAGHKGAASVEAVAEFAPPGQLAITLIGQTERPFAPGTAHCLSETGAYAPEALPALIESVDPDVIWFPATWPETWSYTLTAAMQSGRAIVASDIGALRERLVGYGRCRLVPPDARPEVWVAALMAAPASPLLPSQPAAIGFYPDQYLRPLSAPAVRGGTGIRDLRAPGRLAVVLVPERLDIGVLSPCAFIRMLLPLSHPRAGEGIEVTMATAAEVPQLRADLIVTHRYGVPDERSANLLRRHATQTGTPLLFDLDDNLVELPADHPDAGRLTPKTAGVLALLRGADHVHVSTTHLAESLAPLRRGRPITVVENALDERLWSMAPAPEAEVGPARVRLLYMGTATHGADLDLVLPALTRLHETFGARMAIDIVGIVGQRDLPPFITRVDVPHRAGLSYPAFVAWLTERQRRQPWAIGIAPLVNTPFNRCKSPIKMLDYAALGLATVASDMPAYRGGFSVPLSQETGAVAGGYLAADDAQWFHALARLIRDPAQRVGMARAGRAALLDRHSLAAQAHVRRAAMATTCVVEATGKVARKLKTVAIPI, from the coding sequence ATGGATGCGCTGCCGCTCACGGATGTTGAGGCGCTGCTCTTCGACCCTGTCTTCTACCGGTTCACCTATCCCGATGTGCGGGAGTCCGGTGTCGATCCGCTGGATCATTTCACCCGCTGGGGTCGGTTCGAGGGCAGGAACCCCAATCCGTTCTTTGACGCGCTGTGGTACCTGACGCAGCATCCTGACGTGCAGGAGGCGGGGATCAACCCGCTGCGCCATTACGTGCAGTTCGGCGCGCGGGAATTGCGCAACCCGAACCCGCGCTTCGACGCCGCCTTCTATGTCAACCAATCGCCGGAAGCCCTCGGCAATCCGCTGCTCTACCACGTCACCATCGGCCGGGGCTTGGGCCTGCCAACGGAACGGCTCTTCCGCATGGCGGACTGCCTGCCCTCGGGGCGGGTCTCGCCTGCGCCGCCGCAGGGCCTCGCCGTCGATGTCGTGGTCCCTGTCTATCGTGGCCTTGCGGAGAACATGCGCTGCTTGCGCAGCCTGCTGCGCGATGCGGCGCCGGGCATGGGGCTGCTGCACCGGATCATCGTCATCGATGATGCTTCGCCGGACCCGAGGCTGTCCCGGTATCTCGATCGTCTGGCGGTGCGGCGGATGATCCATCTGCTGCGCAACCCGAGCAACCTGGGCTTCGTCGCCTCGGCCAATCGCGGGATCGCCGAAGCCGGCACGCGGGATGTCGTGCTGCTCAATAGCGATACCGAGGTGCCGACCGGATGGCTCGGCCGGCTCGCGGGCCATGCCTATAGCAATCCGCGCGTGGCGTCGGTGTCACCCTTCTCCAATAACGCGACCATCTGCTCCTACCCCGCCATCGAAGGCGGGCCGCTGCCCTTCGGGGAGAGCCTTGCCCGCATCGATGCCGCCTGCCAGACGGCGAATGCCGGCCGCGCCGTCACGGTGCCGACCACCGTGGGCTTTTGCATGTATCTGCGGCGGGCGGCGCTGGATGCCGTAGGCGCTTTCGACGAAGCACGTTTCGGCCGTGGTTATGGCGAGGAGAACGACTTCTGCATGCGCGCGGCCATGGCGGGCTGGCGCCATCTGCTCGCCTGCGACGTCTTTGTGTTTCACCAGGGCAGCGTGAGCTTCGGGGCGGCCGCGCCGGAGTTTTCGGCCGGCTTCCTGGCGCTCACGGACCGCTGGCCGGATTATGAGCGGCGCGTGGATGTGCACGTGCGCCTGAATGAGGCCGCGCCCTTCCGCATGGCGGCGACTTTGCAGCTTTTCGCGACCAATGGTCTGCCGACCATCCTCGCGGTACGCAATGCGCATGACGGCGGCATCGGCCAGCATGTGCGGATGCTGGCGGAGCAATGCCTCGGCACCGCCAATCTGCTCGTGCTGCGCGCGACCATGAGCGGTGGCGGCATCACGCTGGGTGCGCCCGGCGCCTATAAGCATCCCGAATTGCTGATTCCTGACATCCAGGGCCGCGACCTCTTCGCGGACGTGCTAGCCATTCTGCGCGGCGTGCGCGTCACCCGTGTCCATATCCATCACTGGGTTGGCCTGGCGATCGACCCGCGCGCCCTGATCCGCGCGCTGGATGTGCCGTTCGACATCACCATCCATGACTGGTTCCCCATCTGCCCGCGCATCAATCTGCTGCCCGTCGCGGATGGCCCCTATTGCGGCGAGCCCGGGCCCGAGATCTGCGACCGCTGCATCCATGCCCGCGAGGACACGGATGCGAACGACATCACTGGTTGGCGGGCGGAGAATGCCTGGCTGCTGCGCCTCGCGGATCGGGTATTCTGCGCCACGCAGGATACGATCCGGCGGCTGGAAAGGTATGGCCTCGCGGCGCGCGCGGTGCTGGCGCCGCTGGAGGCTGTCCCTGCCGGTTTAAGTCGTCGGACTAAACCGAGAACCCCCTTGCGCATCGCTATGCTCGGCGTTTTGGCCGGGCATAAGGGCGCCGCGAGTGTCGAGGCGGTGGCGGAGTTCGCGCCGCCGGGGCAGCTCGCCATCACGCTTATTGGCCAGACCGAACGGCCGTTCGCGCCCGGCACGGCGCATTGCCTGAGTGAGACGGGCGCCTATGCGCCAGAGGCCTTGCCGGCGCTGATCGAAAGCGTCGATCCCGACGTGATCTGGTTTCCCGCAACCTGGCCGGAAACCTGGAGCTATACGCTGACGGCGGCGATGCAGTCCGGGCGAGCGATCGTCGCTTCCGACATCGGTGCCTTGCGGGAGCGACTGGTGGGTTACGGGCGGTGCCGGCTCGTGCCGCCGGACGCGCGGCCTGAGGTTTGGGTCGCGGCGCTGATGGCCGCGCCGGCATCGCCGCTTTTGCCGTCGCAGCCCGCAGCGATAGGCTTCTATCCTGACCAGTATCTGCGGCCCCTATCCGCGCCGGCGGTGCGTGGCGGCACTGGCATCCGGGATCTGCGCGCACCAGGCCGCTTGGCGGTGGTGCTGGTGCCGGAACGGCTCGATATCGGCGTGCTCAGCCCCTGCGCTTTCATTCGCATGCTGCTTCCCCTCTCTCATCCAAGGGCGGGTGAGGGGATCGAGGTGACGATGGCGACGGCGGCCGAGGTGCCGCAGTTGCGCGCCGACCTGATCGTGACGCATCGCTACGGCGTGCCGGATGAGCGATCGGCCAATCTCCTGCGCCGCCATGCCACCCAGACCGGCACGCCGCTGCTGTTCGACCTCGATGACAATCTCGTCGAATTGCCGGCCGATCATCCCGATGCCGGGCGGTTGACGCCCAAGACGGCGGGCGTGCTCGCTCTTTTGCGTGGCGCGGATCACGTTCATGTCTCGACAACCCATCTCGCCGAGAGCCTGGCGCCGCTGCGGCGTGGCCGGCCGATCACGGTGGTCGAGAATGCTTTAGACGAGCGGCTATGGTCCATGGCGCCCGCACCGGAGGCCGAGGTCGGCCCGGCGCGCGTGCGCCTGCTGTATATGGGCACGGCGACCCATGGCGCCGATCTCGACCTCGTTCTGCCAGCGCTCACGCGGCTGCATGAGACGTTTGGGGCGCGGATGGCGATCGACATCGTCGGCATCGTCGGGCAGCGAGATCTGCCGCCCTTCATCACGCGCGTCGATGTGCCGCATCGCGCCGGCCTGTCCTATCCCGCCTTCGTCGCCTGGCTGACGGAACGCCAGCGGCGGCAGCCCTGGGCCATCGGCATCGCGCCCTTGGTCAATACGCCCTTCAACCGCTGCAAATCGCCGATCA